In the Ilumatobacteraceae bacterium genome, one interval contains:
- a CDS encoding SDR family NAD(P)-dependent oxidoreductase has product MRDDARVAVVTGAGSGLGRSVAHELGASGFSVFCLDVDGDRATKTADELGESGIAVQCDVADETSVVAAATWLTEQVAGVDALINVAGVASMSRTEDVSLDEWQRILNVNLTGTFLVTQRLLPLLLDRRGCVVNVASVAGLRGWRHMAAYAASKGGVVALSRSLAVEYGHRGVRVNCVCPGGIDTPLAAHLERPTDTGPADRARPLVEPAVASPDEIAKTIAFLVSPAARFIVGADIVIDGGVLA; this is encoded by the coding sequence ATGCGGGATGACGCACGGGTAGCCGTGGTGACCGGCGCCGGGTCCGGGCTCGGCCGCTCCGTCGCACACGAACTCGGCGCCTCGGGGTTCAGCGTGTTCTGTCTCGACGTCGACGGTGACCGTGCGACGAAGACCGCGGACGAACTGGGCGAGAGTGGGATCGCGGTCCAGTGCGACGTCGCCGACGAGACCTCCGTCGTCGCTGCCGCCACATGGCTGACCGAGCAGGTGGCCGGTGTCGACGCGTTGATCAACGTTGCCGGCGTCGCGTCCATGTCGCGCACCGAGGACGTCTCGCTCGACGAGTGGCAGCGGATCTTGAACGTCAACCTCACCGGAACGTTCCTGGTCACCCAGCGGCTGCTCCCGCTGCTGCTCGATCGCCGCGGGTGCGTCGTCAACGTCGCATCGGTTGCCGGCTTGCGCGGATGGCGTCACATGGCGGCCTACGCGGCATCGAAGGGTGGCGTCGTGGCACTGAGCCGGTCGTTGGCGGTCGAGTACGGGCATCGCGGAGTTCGCGTCAACTGTGTCTGTCCAGGCGGTATCGACACGCCGCTCGCCGCACATCTCGAACGTCCGACCGATACCGGACCGGCGGACCGGGCGCGGCCACTCGTCGAGCCGGCGGTCGCCTCACCCGACGAGATCGCCAAGACGATCGCGTTCCTCGTGTCGCCGGCAGCCCGGTTCATCGTGGGCGCCGACATCGTGATCGACGGCGGTGTTCTCGCATGA
- a CDS encoding NAD(P)-binding domain-containing protein has protein sequence MTGSPRCFVIGLGNMGAAIGERLASTGADVVGVDMSADARGVFEAATACPTFERWDPATASPGDRVMILVRTPAQARAVLQELDESGLELIAYVMTTLDVVAARELADAGRGAVRVVEAPLSGGRSGAIDGSLTMMIAGPVTDDDRAFLLGHIAGHVVDFEHYGQPNAAKLHNNVLAAYHARAHAEVLLVGERNGIDIERLDQVLNHSSGASWMGEHLAVVVDDLLDKDVALFAESFGAPPAITIGADSDLAAALATARERLTGPDTDRARTRPDGSTHAG, from the coding sequence ATGACCGGTTCACCGCGCTGTTTCGTCATCGGTCTCGGGAACATGGGGGCAGCGATCGGTGAGCGTCTCGCAAGCACCGGTGCCGACGTGGTCGGCGTCGACATGTCGGCCGATGCCCGTGGCGTCTTCGAGGCAGCGACAGCTTGCCCGACGTTCGAGCGATGGGACCCGGCGACCGCGTCGCCGGGTGATCGGGTGATGATCCTGGTGCGGACGCCGGCGCAGGCGCGAGCCGTGCTGCAGGAGCTCGACGAATCCGGGCTCGAACTCATCGCCTATGTGATGACGACGCTCGACGTCGTCGCCGCCCGGGAACTCGCCGACGCCGGTCGAGGCGCCGTGCGCGTCGTCGAAGCCCCGCTGTCCGGTGGCCGTTCCGGCGCCATCGACGGCTCGTTGACGATGATGATCGCGGGGCCGGTCACCGACGACGACCGAGCGTTCCTGCTCGGACACATCGCCGGCCATGTCGTCGACTTCGAGCACTACGGCCAGCCCAACGCCGCCAAGTTGCACAACAACGTCCTGGCCGCCTACCACGCACGGGCCCATGCAGAGGTCCTGTTGGTCGGCGAGCGCAACGGGATCGACATCGAGCGCCTCGATCAAGTACTCAATCACTCGTCCGGCGCGAGCTGGATGGGGGAGCACCTCGCGGTGGTCGTCGATGATCTGCTCGACAAGGACGTCGCGCTCTTCGCCGAGTCGTTCGGCGCCCCGCCCGCGATAACGATCGGTGCCGACTCCGATCTCGCAGCAGCGCTGGCGACAGCACGAGAACGTCTGACCGGACCCGACACCGATCGTGCCCGAACCCGCCCCGATGGAAGCACCCATGCGGGATGA
- a CDS encoding LLM class flavin-dependent oxidoreductase produces the protein MIFEAQLMDADPEGERRVLHECLEQALLAEELGFDRIWAVEHHALVQYAHMSAPEIFLSFVAARTSRIRIGHGVVCVPFRYNHPVRVAERAATLDILSGGRVDVGVGRGATPRETGTFGIEAEETQPQLEDSLRMLPGIWTNKEFSYQSDLIEMPLREIVPKPLQSPHPPLFMACTKESTLNLAGKLGVGALALGFAGPDDIAEKNKVYRAAVAERDPADVVGSFPVDHFSALCPAIVLDDDDLAREIGFRGQRFFRESLNQWARDAPAPDPADYSGDNEAEIRRTREDLELQFGSEVVQMEDPTMMRDAEQKAGLHLVRTDQAYGDVDHCIQQVQRLADAGADEIMFLIQMGTVPQEVCLETIRNIGYHVIPHFRDGSSGPSRGSGVGVA, from the coding sequence ATGATCTTCGAAGCGCAGCTCATGGATGCTGATCCGGAGGGCGAACGACGTGTGCTCCACGAGTGCCTCGAACAGGCGTTGCTCGCGGAGGAACTCGGTTTCGATCGGATCTGGGCCGTCGAGCACCATGCGCTGGTGCAGTACGCGCACATGAGCGCACCCGAGATCTTCTTGAGTTTCGTCGCGGCGCGGACGTCCAGGATCCGTATCGGCCATGGCGTCGTGTGCGTGCCGTTCCGGTACAACCATCCGGTCAGGGTTGCCGAGCGCGCCGCAACCTTGGACATTCTCTCCGGAGGTCGTGTCGACGTCGGGGTGGGCCGGGGCGCGACGCCGCGGGAGACGGGTACGTTCGGGATCGAAGCCGAGGAGACGCAGCCGCAGCTCGAGGATTCGCTGCGCATGCTGCCGGGAATATGGACCAACAAGGAATTCTCGTACCAGAGCGATCTGATCGAGATGCCGCTGCGAGAGATCGTTCCCAAGCCGCTGCAGTCGCCGCATCCGCCGCTCTTCATGGCCTGCACCAAGGAATCAACCCTCAATCTCGCCGGCAAGCTCGGCGTCGGAGCGCTGGCGTTGGGATTCGCCGGCCCGGACGACATCGCGGAGAAGAACAAGGTGTACCGGGCCGCAGTGGCGGAACGGGACCCGGCCGACGTGGTCGGGTCCTTCCCGGTCGACCATTTCTCGGCGCTGTGCCCGGCGATCGTGCTCGACGACGACGATCTCGCGCGTGAGATCGGGTTCCGGGGCCAGCGGTTCTTCAGGGAGTCGTTGAACCAGTGGGCGCGCGACGCTCCGGCCCCGGACCCGGCCGACTACTCCGGTGACAACGAGGCCGAAATTCGGCGAACGAGGGAAGACCTCGAGTTGCAGTTCGGTTCGGAGGTCGTGCAGATGGAGGATCCCACGATGATGCGCGATGCCGAACAGAAGGCGGGGTTGCACCTGGTGCGCACCGATCAGGCCTACGGCGATGTCGACCACTGCATCCAGCAGGTGCAACGCCTGGCCGATGCCGGCGCCGATGAGATCATGTTCCTGATTCAGATGGGCACCGTGCCCCAGGAGGTCTGCCTCGAGACGATCCGCAACATCGGGTACCACGTGATCCCGCACTTCCGGGACGGTTCGTCGGGACCGTCGAGAGGTTCCGGCGTGGGTGTTGCCTGA